In Desulfofustis limnaeus, the genomic stretch GTGTACCTTATCCGTCATTTCGTGCAACGGTAGATGTGATGGGAGCTGAAGAATACCATGGGGTGTCGTCGGTGCTGCCGACCATCATCCTGCTCGCCGACCTGACCATCAGAATCGGTCTGTCTTTTCGCGTCATCATGCGCAAGCGACCGCACGGCATTACCTTTGCGTGGTTGGTCATCATTCTGCTCATCCCCTTGGTCGGCGCCCTTCTCTACCTGCTGGTCGGGGAGAACCGTATTTCCGACAAGCGCATCGCCCGCAGCCAAGCCAATCGCGCCCATTACCAGCACTGGTTGAACAGCCTCCGGGGGCGAGCCCCGATCAACTGGCACGACCTTGCCGAGTCCTGCCTGCCTCTGCATCGCCAGGCGGAACATCTCATCGGCCTGCCGGCCATGACCGGCAACAAGCTGCAGCTCTTCGAATGCGCCGACGCCACCTTTGCCGCCATCATCGCCGACATTGAGCAAGCCCGCTCCACCTGCCACCTGGAGTTCTACATCTGGCAGGAGGGCGGTAAGGTCGCTGAGGTGGAGGAGGCCCTGCTGGCGGCCACCCGTCGGGGCGTCATCTGTCGGCTCCTGGTGGATTCCATCGGCAGCAGCGACTTTCTCAAGAGCAGCCGTTGCCGCGACTTGCGAAACGCCGGTATCCGTATCAGAGAGGCGCTGCCGGCAGGTATCATCAAGGCCCTGTTCGCCCGAATCGACATTCGCAACCATCGCAAGATGGTGGTCATCGACGGTGCAATCGCCTACAGCGGCAGCACCAACATGGTTGACCCGAGATACTTCAAGGTGGATCAGGGCGTTGGGCAATGGATCGACGTCATGATGCGGATCACCGGTCCGGTGGTCGAAAGCCTGGCAGGGACCTTCATCAGCGACTGGTTTCTCGAAGGAGACGACCAGCATCTCCAGCTCAGACCTATCGATGCCGGTGCGACACCGGCCAACCGGACCGATATTCACCAGGTGGCCGCCACCGGCAGCACCGCGGTGCAGCTTGTCCCTTCCGGTCCCGGCCTGGTTCCCGAAGCCATTCACTCCCTGCTGCTGACCACCATTTATTCAGCCCGCTTCGAGTTGGTCCTGACAACACCCTACTTCGTACCCGACGAACCGTTGCTCACCGCCCTCAAATCGGCGGCGCAACGCGGGGTCCAGGTGACCATCATCCTGCCGGAACGAAACGATTCACGGCTGGTGCATTACGCCAGCCGGGCCCATTTTCAAGAACTGACCGAATCTGGTGTGCATATCCTCCTCTTCCACGGCGGTCTCCTGCACGCCAAGACCATCACCGTGGACCGCGAGTTTGCCCTGTTCGGCTCGGTCAACCTGGACATGCGCAGCTTCTGGCTCAACTTCGAAACGACACTGTTCATCTACGATCGCCAGGTTACCGAGCATATCCGAGAAATCCAGCAGCGCTACGAAGAGCTTTCCACCCGTATCGACCGCGATGAGGTCGCCCAGCGGCCGGTGATCAGGCGCTTCAAGGAAAACGTGGCGCTGCTGATCGGTCCTCTGCTGTAAGCCCATGAAGATTCTGCTCGTCTCCGATATCCATGGCAATTTTCCCGCCCTCAAGGCGGTGGCCGAGTCCTTCGACTGCCGCTTCGACGTAATCGTAAACGGCGGCGATACCACCGTTTATGCACCTTTTCCCAACGAAACCATCGACTGGCTGCGCAGGTATCGGGTACCTTCCATCCTCGGCAACACCGATCGGCTGGTGGTCGGCCTGTTGCACGGACGAACGTTTAAAAAACCGGCAAAACCGGATAAGCGCATCATGTACGGCTGGACCGCCGCCGAGCTGAGCCCGAAAAACCGGGATTGGCTGTGCCGCCTGCCCGAATCGCTGACCATTGCCTGTCCGCCGGACACACACGGCCGGCCTCGCAGCCTCGGCGTGTTTCACGGCAGCCCGGCCGATCCCGATGAGTTTCTATTCGCGTCCACACCGCTCTGCCGTTTCCGGGAGCTAGCCGGAACGGTGTCCCACGCCCTGGTCACCATCGGCCACTCTCACAGCCCATTCCACACGGTTGTCGACGAGGTCCACTTCGTCAACCCCGGCAGCACCGGCCGCATGTTCGACGGTAATCCGGCCGCCGGCTGTGCGGTTATCGACGTGCTCCCGGAGGGTATCGACGTTCACCTGCATCGCATCACCTATCCGGTAGCCGAGGTGATCACCGAACTTGAACGGCTGCGCCTGCCCGCCATCTACCAGGAGATGTATCGGCTGGCCCGCAAACTCAATTAACACCACCCGTCCCTCTTTTCCGGTTCATCCAGATCAATCGTACGTTCCAGATCCATCAACGAAGGATCTTTTTCTTTGCATTTCCCGTAGCATCCCTGCTATGAATAAAAACCTGGCAAACACCGTGCAGTAACCACCGGTATCTCACGTTTTTAACCCTGTCGGAGCAATCATGGCCAAAGACGATAAGAAGAAAACGGACAACGGCGCCAAAGAGAAGAAGGAAGAACCCAACAAGAAAATAAAGAAATCGGATGGCGAGAAAGAGGAGAGCCCCAACGGCAAGATCAAGCTCCAGGAACTGACCGCCCTCAGTAACCTGGACGCCAAGAAGGAAGATGACCGGACCGCAGTCTGGGTCAAGACTTGGCATCTGGCCTACGAGATGGAGCTGCGCAAGCTCCAGGTGGAACTGATGAAACTGCAGCGTTCGATGAAGGCCACCGGGGCCCGGGTCCTGCTCATTTTCGAAGGCCGGGATGCGGCCGGCAAAGGCGGTACCATCAAGCGTTTCATCGCTCACCTCAACCCGCGCAACACGCGGGTGGTGGCCCTGGTCAAGCCCAACGAAACGGAATCGACGCAATGGTATTTCCAGCGCTACATCGCCCAGCTGCCGTCGGCCGGGGAGATGGTCTTCTTCGACCGCAGCTGGTACAACCGGGCCATGGTGGAGCCGGTCATGGGATTCTGCACCGACGAGCAGAACAAGCGGTTTCTCAAGGACGTGCCGCTCCTCGAGGAATTACTGGTCAAGGACGGCATCAAGCTGTTCAAATTTTACTTCTCGGTCTCCAAGGACGTGCAGAAAGAGCGGTTCGAGGCACGCAAGCAGGATATCTTGAAGCAGTACAAGCTGTCGCCGGTGGACAACCTGGCCCAGAAATACTGGGATCAATACTCGTTGCGCAAATTTCAGATGCTGCAGGAAACCAACCGGACCATCGCCCCATGGACGATCATCCGCTCGGACAACAAGAAGCTGGCCCGGCTCAACTGCATGAAGCACGTGCTCAGCGCGCTGGAGTATGAAGACAAACTGCCCGCCGAGGAGCTGGTGGTCGATCCGGCCATTGTCGTGTCCGGCATCGACGAGCTGAAACACATGGAGGACAACCTGATGCGGCCGGATAAATTGTTCGGGTAATACCCATCAGGCCATACGGCCGCAGCACTTCTTGTATTTTTTGCCCGAGCCGCACGGGCACAGGGCGTTGCGGCCGATCTTGTCGCCATCGCGCTTGACCGGCTCGGCGCCCTTGGGCTCATCGCCACCAGCCGCGCCCTTGTTCAGCCGCATCTCCCGTTCCTGCCGCTGACGCCGCTCTTCCTCCAGCCGCTCCACCTCTTCGGGCCGCATCAGGCGGACATGCATGATCGTCTTGACGGTCTGCAGTTTCACCCGCTCGATCATGGCGGCAAAGAGGTTGAACGCCTCTTTCTTGTACTCGTTGAGAGGGTTCTTCTGGCCGTACCCGCGCAAGCCGATCCCCTCCTTCAGGTGATCCATGCTCAGCAGGTGCTCCTTCCAGTGGCTGTCGACCACCTGGAGCAGGATCAGCCGCTCCACCTGCCGCTGGTTCTCGGCACCGTTGATTTCCTCCTGCGCCTGCCGGGCGGCGGCTGCCTCGGCGGCGATGGCGTCGCGCAGGGTCTCCGCCTTGAAGGCGCCACGCTCCTCATCGCTCCAGGCGGGCCGGCGGCCGAAGATCTCGAACACCTGTTGCTGACAGAACTCCCAATCCCAATCCTCGGCGGCAACCCGATCCTGGGCCACCTGATCGACGATGGAATCGATCACCTCGTCAATCATATCCTGCAGCACCTGCTGCAGATTTTCACCCTCCAGGACCTCGCGACGCTGGCGGTAGACGACCTCCCGCTGTTTGTTCATGACGTCGTCATATTCGAGCAGGTGCTTACGGATATCGAAGTGGTGTCCTTCCACCTTGCGCTGGGCATTCTCGATGGCCCGGGTGATCATCGTGTGCTCAATCGGCTCGTCCTCTTCCATGCCCAGCTTGTCCATGATCCCGGAAATACGACCGGAGCCGAAGATACGCAGCAGGTCGTCCTCCAGTGACAGGTAAAAGCGCGACGAACCGGGATCGCCCTGACGGCCGGAGCGGCCGCGCAGCTGGTTGTCGATCCGCCGCGACTCATGCCTGGATGTACCGAGGATATGCAGGCCGCCCACTTCACGGACGCCTTCACCCAGCTTGATATCGGTGCCGCGGCCGGCCATGTTGGTGGCAATCGTCACCCGGCCGAGCTGGCCGGCCTGGGCAATGATCTCCGCCTCCCGTTCATGATGCTTGGCGTTGAGCACCTCGTGGGGAATCTTTTGCTTGGCGAGCATCCGGGAGATCTTTTCCGAGACGTCGATGGAGATGGTG encodes the following:
- the cls gene encoding cardiolipin synthase, giving the protein MGAEEYHGVSSVLPTIILLADLTIRIGLSFRVIMRKRPHGITFAWLVIILLIPLVGALLYLLVGENRISDKRIARSQANRAHYQHWLNSLRGRAPINWHDLAESCLPLHRQAEHLIGLPAMTGNKLQLFECADATFAAIIADIEQARSTCHLEFYIWQEGGKVAEVEEALLAATRRGVICRLLVDSIGSSDFLKSSRCRDLRNAGIRIREALPAGIIKALFARIDIRNHRKMVVIDGAIAYSGSTNMVDPRYFKVDQGVGQWIDVMMRITGPVVESLAGTFISDWFLEGDDQHLQLRPIDAGATPANRTDIHQVAATGSTAVQLVPSGPGLVPEAIHSLLLTTIYSARFELVLTTPYFVPDEPLLTALKSAAQRGVQVTIILPERNDSRLVHYASRAHFQELTESGVHILLFHGGLLHAKTITVDREFALFGSVNLDMRSFWLNFETTLFIYDRQVTEHIREIQQRYEELSTRIDRDEVAQRPVIRRFKENVALLIGPLL
- a CDS encoding metallophosphoesterase family protein is translated as MKILLVSDIHGNFPALKAVAESFDCRFDVIVNGGDTTVYAPFPNETIDWLRRYRVPSILGNTDRLVVGLLHGRTFKKPAKPDKRIMYGWTAAELSPKNRDWLCRLPESLTIACPPDTHGRPRSLGVFHGSPADPDEFLFASTPLCRFRELAGTVSHALVTIGHSHSPFHTVVDEVHFVNPGSTGRMFDGNPAAGCAVIDVLPEGIDVHLHRITYPVAEVITELERLRLPAIYQEMYRLARKLN
- the ppk2 gene encoding polyphosphate kinase 2, whose protein sequence is MAKDDKKKTDNGAKEKKEEPNKKIKKSDGEKEESPNGKIKLQELTALSNLDAKKEDDRTAVWVKTWHLAYEMELRKLQVELMKLQRSMKATGARVLLIFEGRDAAGKGGTIKRFIAHLNPRNTRVVALVKPNETESTQWYFQRYIAQLPSAGEMVFFDRSWYNRAMVEPVMGFCTDEQNKRFLKDVPLLEELLVKDGIKLFKFYFSVSKDVQKERFEARKQDILKQYKLSPVDNLAQKYWDQYSLRKFQMLQETNRTIAPWTIIRSDNKKLARLNCMKHVLSALEYEDKLPAEELVVDPAIVVSGIDELKHMEDNLMRPDKLFG